In the Helianthus annuus cultivar XRQ/B chromosome 11, HanXRQr2.0-SUNRISE, whole genome shotgun sequence genome, one interval contains:
- the LOC110920146 gene encoding uncharacterized protein LOC110920146 — protein MVQHNQLGSTKYLFKYINKGPDRVTASVFQANSTKNDTKQNEPVDEIKAYLDCRYISACEAAWRIFMYDIHYRYPVVEVLPFHCEDGQSIMYNDHDNLCDIVTDPTVKMTMFTEWMNCNKIDEFARTLRYVQFSGYYVWNAQNRKWNRRKHPYGSIGRIHYVPPSLDIKTVDGQVFQTFKDACFARGLLDDDKEYVNFVKEASTWSTGDFLRTFFVMLLLSNSISRPGVFWSETKSLLCEDILYQQRKITGISDLDLQQEELENICLSETEKLLLTNGSTVRNFDDMPSVPDNYVSSSNNRLIMKELSYDRLALQREHDGYVKCLTAEQERINKIVMEAIGKGDGGVFFVYGYGGTGKTFLWKTFSAALRSKGEVELNVVSSGIASLLLDGGRTAHSRFVIPININENSICSIEPNTELGDLIKRATLIIWDEAPMTHKHCFEALDRTMRDISRSSQPNMQSKPFGGKGNSIWW, from the exons ATGGTCCAACACAACCAGTTAGGTTCTAccaaatatttgtttaaatatattaATAAGGGGCCTGATAGAGTCACTGCTTCTGTTTTTCAAGCCAATAGCACCAAGAATGATACGAAACAGAATGAACCTGTAGATGAGATAAAAGCATACCTTGATTGTAGATATATCTCTGCTTGTGAAGCTGCTTGGAGAATATTCATGTATGATATACATTATAGATATCCAGTTGTTGAAGTATTACCTTTTCATTGTGAAGATGGTCAGAGTATTATGTATAACGATCATGATAATTTATGTGATATTGTTACTGATCCAACTGTGAAAATGACAATGTTTACAGAGTGGATGAATTGTAATAAAATTGATGAATTTGCCAGGACATTGAGGTATGTTCAGTTTTCGGGATATTATGTATGGAATGCTCAAAATCGCAAATGGAATCGAAGAAAGCATCCGTATGGATCAATTGGGAGGATACATTATGTCCCACCATCACTTG ATATAAAAACAGTTGATGGGCAggtttttcaaacatttaaaGATGCATGTTTTGCACGGGGGCTGCTGGATGATGATAAAGAATATGTTAATTTTGTCAAAGAAGCTAGCACATGGTCAACCGGAGATTTCTTGAGGACCTTTTTTGTAATGTTGTTGCTGTCAAATTCAATATCTCGTCCTGGTGTTTTTTGGTCGGAAACGAAGTCCCTGTTATGTGAAGACATTCTGTATCAGCAACGAAAGATAACTGGTATTTCAG ATTTGGATCTTCAACAAGAAGAACTTGAAAATATCTGTCTATCTGAAACTGAAAAGTTGCTACTTACCAATGGAAGCACAGTGAGAAATTTTGATGATATGCCTAGTGTTCCAGACAACTATGTTTCATCGTCGAACAATCGATTGATAATGAAAGAATTATCGTATGACAGACTAGCTCTTCAAAGGGAACATGATGGTTATGTAAAGTGTTTAACTGCCGAACAGGAAAGGATAAATAAAATTGTTATGGAAGCGATTGGAAAAGGTGATGGAGGTGTGTTTTTTGTATACGGTTATGGTGGAACTGGAAAGACGTTTCTTTGGAAGACATTCTCAGCTGCATTACGATCAAAAGGTGAAGTTGAATTGAATGTTGTATCCAGTGGAATTGCTTCACTTTTGCTGGATGGTGGTAGAACTGCTCATTCAAGGTTTGTAATTCCAATCAACATTAATGAGAATTCAATATGTTCGATAGAGCCTAACACTGAGTTAGGTGATTTAATTAAAAGAGCAACATTGATTATTTGGGATGAAGCACCTATGACTCACAAGCATTGTTTCGAGGCTCTTGATAGAACAATGAGAGACATATCACGTTCCAGTCAACCAAACATGCAATCCAAGCCGTTTGGGGGGAAAGGTAACTCTATTTGGTGGTGA